The genomic region TTATCTTCGTGAATACAGGTAACTTCACACATATCTTTTGTCATAATTATCCTCCTTATTCAAATGACTGTTTGTTTGATAATTATAATATATCCCACCATAAACAAATAGTCAAATGATTGTTTGATTATTATATATTAATATTACAATAAAAAAGATTGGTTTCTAATGTTAGAAACCAATCTTTTTAGAGATTTTAACCAGATTTTAAAGCATCTTAAACATAACTGCCCCGTTAGTTTAAGTACATTTCTTCACAATTCATTTATAGATTAACTTTTAACTATTCATTATTGTACAATTCTCCATATAATTTCTGAATTTGGTTTTTTAATTTTTTATTTTCCTCCTCTAATTCCTTAACTCTTGTTTTTAAAGTCTTAACAAGAACCCCTTCAGATCGAGAGCTTTTCTCAGATTTTGATACTATAATTGATGTTATTTGACGTTTACGAAGGGATTCGATTCTTTGCCTAATATCTTGTTCTTTATAAAGCCATGATTTAGAAACTTTGGCTTCCTTTGCTATTGAATTAAAATTAATAGCTTTACCTTCAATCGAAAATTTAGAAATCGCTTTGTCTACTTTTTCCCTTGTCTTTTGTGATTTCTGCTTCGCCAAACGTACAATTTCTGTTGTATTTCTAACTTGTTTATCCATTGATAATTACCCCGTCAAACTTCCAATGATTTGTTCTAAACGCTCTTTAACACGGCTATTAGTCTCTATTTGTCTTTGCCATTGTTTATCCTTTGCTATGGTTAATAACTCTTCTGTACGCTCTAACTGTTCTTCGTGCTGTGGTAAGAATTGCTTACTGGTACAGAAGTGAGTGCAATCTAAGCATGCATTCGCATGTGGACAACCACCTGCTATTACTGGCAATCTACAATAACCATTTGGAAGCACTTGTGCATTTATATTTTTCTTGAACCATTGAAGCTCTACATCATCGACTTCACTATCATCATCTAGATTGAGCACATCTCCATTATTGGTAACCAGTTTTTCTTGAAATTTAGTAAATTCATTTTTTAGAGTTTCATCAAAGATATGAGCGTATCTGCTTGTCATTTCTGGGCTTTCATGTCCCAAAAATTTCTGCACAATATGCTGGGGCACCCCGTTGTTAATCATTCTTGTTCCTACTGTATGGCGAAAGGCATGGGCATGGAATCTATAAATCTCGCCTGATTTATCCACTATATTTTGCTCATAAGCTAATTTATTTAACTCGCCTCTAAATGTTTCTTGTTTTAATGGCGATCCATCTTTTCTTGGAAAGAGGTATTCACTATCTGGAAATTCCTCTGAAACTTTATCTTCCCGAACTTTAATAAGTAAAGCTACCTCTTTAGATATTGGAACTATATGCTCCTTTTTCATTTTCCATTGATAATACTTTAAAAAGTAATCTCCATCTTTGTCCTCTAATAGACAGCCTTTTTTCAAGGTGCACAATTCACTTATCCTCATTCCACATTCTTGAACAATCATAGTCATCGTAGCTATATATTCGGGTAATTTGGTATGTCAACAGATTTCTAGACAGTTTTTATAGAAACTATCTTTGTACGCTTTCGGCGTCAGATAATTTAATGCACTATGAGGTCGAATGTTGTTATACCAATTAACATAATCAAACAATTCGAGTTTTAAGTGATTAATAGATTTAAAATCATACTGTTTAATGAATTCAGTTTTTAACGCTTTAAATGTACTTTCAGCTACTGCGTTGTCATATGGACATCCTTTCATGCTTAAAGATCTTTTGATACCAAAGGTATCTAGTACATCATCAATCATGTGATTATCAAACTCTTTTCCTCTGTCAGTGTGAAACATTTGTACGTCTCTTAAATCGTGTCTAATGCTACTAAGTGCCTTGGATACAAGCGTGCTATCTTTCTTTGAGCCTGCGCTATGCCCAACAATCTCACGGTTAAAAAGATCAATAAATAAACATATGTAATGCCATTTTCCAGCCACTTTTACATATGTCAAATCACTGACAAGAACTTCCAATGGTTCTTTTCTATTGAAACTTTGATTTAATTCATTATTGATTTCGCGTTCACTTGAGCGAGAAGGAAATGATTTATACTTCGATGTCGTATAAGAAGATACTAATTTATTTGCTTTCATAATGCGTCCTATACGTCGTCTTGAGACATTTAAACCATTTTTGATAAGTTCATTTTTAATCCTTCTTGTTCCAAAACATTTGCGATTAGAATTGAAAATCTCGATAATTTTATCGCTAATTTCCTTATCTCGATCATCTTTTTCAACGTTGGGTGATTTGTTAATTTCGTAATAGTAACTACTTCTAGAGATTTGCAGGACTTTGCACATTGCTGATACTGAATATTTATTGGCATTCTTTCGAATGACATCTATTTTCGTCCCATGATCAGCGCTGCTTGCTTTAAAATATCATTTTCCATTTTCAATTGTTGATTTTCTTTACGTAATTTTCTTAGTTCTTTTTCTTCATTAGTTAAGTTATCTTGATGGTTAAATGAACCAGTATTTTGATGTTGCTTAATCCATTTCCCTAACGCCGAAGGTGTTAAATCATATTCACGAGCAATTTCATTTCTAGGCTTACCATTTTCATAAAGCTTTACCATTTGTAATTTAAATTCAGGACTAAAAGTTCTTCTTTCTCTTGTCATAAAAATCGCCTACTTTCTTAATTTAACAATATCTATTCTCATAGAATTTGTCCAACTAAGTGTAGACGATTCAATTTATCAAGAT from Staphylococcus felis harbors:
- a CDS encoding DUF6262 family protein; this translates as MDKQVRNTTEIVRLAKQKSQKTREKVDKAISKFSIEGKAINFNSIAKEAKVSKSWLYKEQDIRQRIESLRKRQITSIIVSKSEKSSRSEGVLVKTLKTRVKELEEENKKLKNQIQKLYGELYNNE
- a CDS encoding IS3 family transposase (programmed frameshift) — encoded protein: MTRERRTFSPEFKLQMVKLYENGKPRNEIAREYDLTPSALGKWIKQHQNTGSFNHQDNLTNEEKELRKLRKENQQLKMENDIFKASSADHGTKIDVIRKNANKYSVSAMCKVLQISRSSYYYEINKSPNVEKDDRDKEISDKIIEIFNSNRKCFGTRRIKNELIKNGLNVSRRRIGRIMKANKLVSSYTTSKYKSFPSRSSEREINNELNQSFNRKEPLEVLVSDLTYVKVAGKWHYICLFIDLFNREIVGHSAGSKKDSTLVSKALSSIRHDLRDVQMFHTDRGKEFDNHMIDDVLDTFGIKRSLSMKGCPYDNAVAESTFKALKTEFIKQYDFKSINHLKLELFDYVNWYNNIRPHSALNYLTPKAYKDSFYKNCLEIC